In a single window of the Nilaparvata lugens isolate BPH chromosome 1, ASM1435652v1, whole genome shotgun sequence genome:
- the LOC111051987 gene encoding uncharacterized protein LOC111051987, which translates to MTGGQIKVDPCCPIIQNTRLGWIVFGKLKLSQPICSPNHANSNFVSSFEISNQLEKFWKTEELTPIAPLTAEEVKVEKHYNETTMRLEDGRFMVTLPRKDNFFTLGQSEFQARKRFSSLEKRLSTQPELKSQYVEFMREYQELNHMTLVDPPSDHEKVYYIPHHAVFKPDSTTTKLRVVFDASAKTNSGVSLNELLFKGPTVQPDLFDIVLRFRMHKIAFTADIAKMYRQVLTVSFKSYTNFLLIRKINVFFKPQPLVGGYNGISSRLVLPTSEEYLVTLQQKQKWTSSSDNIVVGTLVLLKDPGAPPAVWKLGRITEVIKGVDNKVRVVMVFTEAGTYKRAISSIAPLPLDEESESIASI; encoded by the exons ATGACTGGTGGACAAATCAAGGTCGATCCATGTTGTCCCATCATTCAAAACACACGACTAGGTTGGATAGTGTTTGGTAAATTGAAACTTTCTCAGCCTATTTGCAGCCCCAATCATGCAAATTCGAACTTTGTctctagttttgaaatttctaatcaattggaaaaattcTGGAAAACTGAAGAGCTCACTCCGATTGCACCCCTAACTGCTGAAGAAGTCAAGGTTGAAAAACATTACAATGAAACCACAATGCGTTTAGAAGATGGTCGATTTATGGTCACCCTTCCACGTAAGGATAATTTTTTCACTTTAGGGCAATCCGAATTTCAAGCGCGAAAGCGATTCAGTTCATTAGAAAAACGACTTTCCACTCAACCTGAGTTGAAATCTCAATATGTGGAATTCATGCGCGAATATCAAGAATTGAATCATATGACTCTGGTTGATCCCCCATCTGATCATGAAAAGGTGTACTACATTCCCCACCACGCAGTTTTCAAGCCGGACTCAACCACCACCAAATTAAGAGTAGTCTTTGATGCCAGTGCTAAAACGAATTCTGGAGTGTCGCTCAATGAGCTCCTGTTCAAAGGGCCCACAGTTCAACCAGACTTGTTTGATATCGTGTTACGTTTTCGTATGCATAAAATTGCTTTCACAGCTGATATAGCTAAGATGTACCGTCAA GTGCTAACAGTGAGCTTCAAGAGCTATACAAATTTCTTGCTGATTCGCAAAATCAACGTGTTCTTCAAACCGCAGCCACTAGTTGGCGGATACAATGGAATTTCATCCCGCCTCGTGCTCCCCACTTCGGAG GAGTATCTTGTTACGTTGCAACAAAAGCAAAAATGGACATCGTCGTCAGACAACATTGTCGTCGGCACGCTGGTGCTGCTCAAAGATCCAGGTGCCCCTCCCGCGGTCTGGAAATTAGGTCGAATCACTGAGGTGATTAAAGGTGTGGACAACAAAGTTAGAGTTGTCATGGTCTTTACTGAAGCTGGTACTTATAAGCGTGCAATCTCCAGCATCGCTCCACTTCCATTGGACGAAGAGTCTGAAAGTATCGCATCCATctaa